Proteins encoded in a region of the Rickettsia tillamookensis genome:
- the htpG gene encoding molecular chaperone HtpG, with product MTQEKKKFDAEVGKILNLMIHSLYSNKEIFMRELISNASDACDKLRYLSQSNSELVAGDSNFKITVKVDKDKGQIIIRDNGIGMNKEDLIENLGTIARSGTANFLKSLSGDSKKDNMLIGQFGVGFYSSFMVADKVTVTSRKAGEDKVHVWESDGLGEYTVSDSDKEFTRGTEIVLHIKKEEDTFLDHFRLKHIVKSYSDHIAVPIYFFDEAGNNEIQLNSASALWTRPKSEITEEQYKEFYKSLSYAIDDPWITLHNKNEGAIEFTNLLFIPSSKTFDLFHPDRKRRVKLYIKRVFISDENIDLIPSYLRFLRGVVDSEDLPLNISRESLQHNSVLEKIKNAITKRVLSEIRKKKEESSEEYNKFWANFGGALKEGLCEATTDHEKLLEVCIFRSALHNKMISLDEYIANFKEGQNTIYYLSGDNPDKLLSSPQIEGLLSKNIDVLLFTDTVDDFWVNVNSEYKGHAIKSATRSDIDLEQTATSSEEKKKDDTKSDEEYKLLTDYFKETLGELVKEVKISKKLTSSPACLAVSDAAMDIRMERFLIEQKQIAAASAKNLELNPKNKIIEKIFNDLKANNEELVNLIFDQACILEGEPVADTGAFSKRLNDIIQKAIL from the coding sequence ATGACACAAGAAAAGAAAAAGTTTGATGCCGAGGTTGGCAAGATTTTAAATTTAATGATTCACTCTCTTTATAGTAATAAAGAGATTTTTATGAGGGAGTTAATTTCTAATGCTTCGGATGCTTGCGATAAATTACGTTATTTGTCTCAAAGTAATAGTGAATTAGTAGCTGGCGATAGCAATTTTAAAATTACGGTTAAAGTCGATAAAGATAAAGGACAAATCATCATCCGTGATAACGGTATCGGCATGAATAAAGAGGATTTGATTGAGAATCTTGGTACTATTGCAAGATCTGGTACGGCAAATTTCCTTAAAAGCCTCTCCGGTGATTCTAAAAAAGATAATATGCTAATCGGTCAGTTTGGAGTTGGCTTTTATTCAAGCTTTATGGTAGCTGATAAAGTGACTGTAACTTCAAGAAAAGCTGGGGAAGATAAAGTCCATGTTTGGGAATCAGACGGGCTTGGTGAATATACCGTCTCAGATTCAGATAAAGAGTTCACAAGAGGCACGGAAATCGTTTTACATATCAAAAAGGAAGAAGATACATTCCTTGATCATTTTAGATTAAAACACATCGTTAAAAGCTATTCCGATCATATAGCAGTACCGATATATTTCTTTGATGAAGCTGGTAATAATGAAATCCAGCTTAATTCAGCTTCTGCATTATGGACAAGACCGAAATCAGAAATTACGGAAGAACAATATAAAGAATTCTACAAAAGCTTATCTTATGCTATAGATGATCCGTGGATTACTCTGCATAATAAAAATGAGGGAGCTATAGAATTTACTAATCTGCTTTTCATTCCCTCAAGTAAAACATTTGATTTATTTCATCCTGATCGCAAAAGGCGTGTAAAATTATATATAAAAAGAGTATTTATTTCCGATGAGAATATTGATTTAATTCCATCATATTTAAGGTTTTTACGAGGCGTAGTTGATTCAGAAGATTTACCATTAAATATTAGCCGTGAATCACTGCAGCATAATAGCGTGCTTGAGAAAATCAAAAATGCTATTACAAAAAGAGTGCTTAGCGAAATTAGAAAAAAGAAAGAGGAATCATCTGAAGAGTATAATAAGTTTTGGGCTAATTTTGGTGGTGCTTTAAAAGAGGGTTTATGTGAGGCTACTACCGACCATGAAAAATTATTAGAAGTATGTATATTCAGAAGTGCTTTGCATAATAAAATGATAAGTCTTGATGAGTATATAGCGAATTTTAAAGAAGGACAGAATACCATATATTATTTAAGCGGGGATAATCCCGATAAATTACTTTCAAGCCCGCAAATCGAAGGATTGTTAAGTAAAAATATCGATGTATTACTTTTCACCGATACAGTGGATGATTTTTGGGTAAATGTTAATAGCGAATATAAAGGGCATGCCATTAAATCAGCAACAAGAAGCGATATCGATTTAGAACAAACTGCTACATCATCTGAGGAAAAAAAGAAAGACGATACAAAATCCGATGAGGAATATAAATTACTAACTGATTATTTTAAAGAGACGCTAGGGGAGTTAGTAAAAGAAGTTAAAATCTCTAAAAAACTTACTTCAAGCCCTGCTTGTCTTGCCGTTAGCGACGCTGCTATGGATATTCGTATGGAGAGGTTTTTAATTGAGCAAAAACAAATAGCTGCTGCATCCGCCAAAAATTTAGAGCTAAATCCTAAAAATAAAATCATAGAGAAAATCTTTAACGATTTAAAAGCAAATAATGAAGAATTGGTTAATCTAATATTTGATCAAGCCTGTATTTTAGAGGGCGAACCGGTTGCTGATACCGGTGCATTTTCAAAGAGATTAAACGATATTATACAAAAAGCTATATTATAA
- the hemA gene encoding 5-aminolevulinate synthase: MFYYDTIFSKHIDKIKSEGRYREFKALKRQADNFPFAEHANKQIVMWCINDYLGMSKHAKVMQASIDALLKYGVGSGGTRNIGGNNIAILELEKELADLHKKQAALVFTSGFVANDTTLASLAKIMPDIVFFSDELNHASIIAGVTSSRAEKYIYRHLDVKHLEELLQSVDINRPKIIVFESAYSMDGFFSPIKDIINLAKKYNALTFIDEVHTVGLYGKHGGGIAELLNCRDQIDIIQGTLAKAYGTIGGYITSNHNLVDAIRLTAPGFIFTTSLPPVISTAATHSIRHLKESNEERIKHQEVVTKLKNSFENFNIPYLKNESHIVPIIIGDPIKAAKASNMLLNEYGIYVQHINFPTVPRGTERLRIIPTPAHTDKMINDLSIALVHIFAELDIELSSTKELNEEVRLNLIA; encoded by the coding sequence ATGTTTTATTACGATACTATATTTAGCAAACATATAGATAAGATCAAAAGCGAAGGAAGATATCGAGAATTTAAAGCCTTAAAAAGACAAGCCGATAATTTTCCTTTTGCAGAACACGCTAATAAACAAATAGTTATGTGGTGCATTAATGACTATTTGGGTATGAGTAAACATGCAAAAGTAATGCAAGCTTCTATAGATGCCTTGCTAAAATACGGTGTTGGATCAGGCGGAACTCGCAATATCGGCGGTAATAATATTGCCATTCTTGAGCTTGAAAAAGAACTTGCAGATTTACACAAAAAGCAAGCAGCTTTAGTTTTTACATCCGGTTTTGTTGCAAATGATACAACGCTTGCAAGTCTTGCTAAAATCATGCCGGATATAGTATTTTTTTCCGATGAGCTAAATCATGCCTCAATAATTGCCGGGGTTACAAGTTCAAGAGCCGAGAAATATATATATAGACATTTAGACGTTAAGCATCTAGAAGAGCTTTTACAATCAGTCGATATTAATAGACCGAAAATTATTGTTTTTGAATCGGCTTACTCTATGGACGGTTTTTTCTCACCTATCAAAGATATAATCAACTTAGCCAAAAAATATAATGCTTTAACCTTTATTGATGAAGTTCATACGGTCGGTTTATACGGTAAACATGGAGGCGGTATTGCCGAGCTTCTTAATTGTAGAGATCAAATCGATATTATTCAAGGTACACTTGCCAAAGCATATGGCACTATCGGTGGTTATATCACTAGCAACCATAATTTAGTCGACGCTATAAGACTAACCGCTCCAGGATTTATTTTCACTACTTCATTACCGCCGGTAATTTCTACCGCTGCAACGCATAGTATTAGACATCTTAAAGAATCGAATGAAGAACGAATAAAACATCAAGAAGTAGTTACAAAACTTAAAAATTCTTTTGAAAATTTTAATATACCTTATTTGAAAAATGAAAGTCATATAGTGCCGATAATTATTGGTGATCCGATTAAAGCGGCGAAAGCCTCAAATATGCTCCTTAATGAATACGGTATTTACGTTCAACATATCAATTTTCCAACCGTACCGAGAGGTACGGAACGCCTCCGAATCATCCCAACCCCTGCCCATACCGATAAAATGATCAATGATTTATCTATAGCCTTAGTGCATATATTTGCCGAACTTGATATAGAATTATCTTCTACAAAAGAACTAAATGAAGAAGTACGTTTGAATCTTATTGCATAA